The following proteins are encoded in a genomic region of Ictalurus furcatus strain D&B chromosome 6, Billie_1.0, whole genome shotgun sequence:
- the senp7 gene encoding sentrin-specific protease 7 isoform X2, whose amino-acid sequence MPHEKGRLSPVTDAGAVTVTVDHRKALTITTAGKLDNLQTGNPLKIHKRKGLFDECVDADVAKSGRKHPKIHWTQLAANGASSVSAHRHNGRQTDEHDRNNSTMSEIKSRQVKVTLMDVFQTEEGQRYLSSCGSDTDAERQSSRKRGPRQRRSERGPSTVRRRARALRKDQTETTDTEGSERDLSERVRCTERFGGSPKQSDEEESRSPGEGRHNLSPKHTDAADNELCPVEESDSSRPTSVSPVQSEEADSEQISESLIAATRTPSQAKQPSGFDRTEYRDSESDAVPTQQKTSANEARECAGITGEEEGEIEQEREEEEALQQNGEVLDEGGGARGSVLRLSTGAAEGQLADEEVTPSSSQMPGSAHKHVGDLQPVEVRQAAKPQTIEPIVLSSEEEEVQEEEEEEEEDGGTLHVQALEGAVDPRRPQKPVQATEREKIPDVSSFGDSVLSGCSVMELQFSALYMGSLSALTNGLVKITDDTITISCKEPSGAGVKTSLATEHVRKYSVWDGLLVQDSRIAKEHEVPPPSVLLIWLDEAQARRLSSDLSVLLPGTRPAEGSTCVVLCVSEPLNGVQGALLASIMDIVGLRHGNTELLTPHTHPDSLKILQNSPDSHMLQLLLPAASCESESKTAPAPAPAPASATAASAKDADAQPDSSVYTLCQSRGQSAYRVSLAHKPGADWTQYRHCGPARRLIQFPPPPSKGAITVTTEDLECLDSGEFLNDVIIDFYLKYLLVKKAPHASVRRSHVFSSFFYKQLTRRDNANEDSISTPAQLRRHQRVRTWTRHVDIFEKDFLFVPVNQEAHWYLVVVCFPGLDEPHYVERGDHASAHVETENADDTTAQSESQHGDGDTNSGENSSRSVSALAPPTCTENTCKRRTVCKRPCILIMDSLKVSIHERVFKLLREYLQAEWEVKRGGHRDFSAERMVGSHCRVPLQDNSSDCGLYLLQYAESFLQDPVVHFDLPLKLECWFPRQKVREKREEIRDLVLHLYRFQQGSLGNDSSDDGKEIGNIV is encoded by the exons ATGCCTCATGAAAAAGGTCGTCTGTCTCCGGTGACTGACGCTGGTGCTGTCACCGTCACCGTGGACCACAGAAAAGCTCTGACAATCACAACGGCGGGGAAACTCGACAACCTTCAA actGGAAATCCATTGAAAATCCACAAGAGAAAAGGACTCTTCGATGAATGTGTGGATGCAGACGTGGCAAAAAGTGGAAGAAAGCACCCCAAG ATCCACTGGACACAGCTGGCAGCTAACGGAGCATCATCGGTGTCAGCTCATCGCCATAACGGGAGACAAACAGACGAACACGACCGGAACAATTCCACAATGTCTGAGATCAAGAG CCGACAGGTGAAAGTGACCTTGATGGACGTTTTCCAGACGGAAGAGGGGCAGAGATACCTGAGTAGCTGTGGGAGCGATACCGATGCAGAGAGACAGTCCTCGCGTAAACGAGGACCCAGGCAGAGGCGGAGTGAGAGAGGACCCTCGACGGTCAGGAGGAGAGCTAGAGCACTTCGCAAGGACCAAACCGAAACGACCGACACCGAGGGGAGCGAGAGGGACCTTTCCGAAAGAGTCCGGTGTACCGAACGATTCGGCGGTTCACCGAAACAATCCGACGAGGAAGAATCCCGTTCCCCGGGCGAAGGACGTCATAACCTGTCGCCTAAACACACCGACGCTGCAGATAACGAGCTGTGTCCGGTCGAGGAAAGTGACTCTTCGAGGCCTACGAGCGTCAGTCCTGTTCAGTCTGAAGAAGCTGATTCAGAACAGATCTCCGAAAGCTTAATCGCAGCCACACGCACTCCGTCACAAGCTAAGCAACCGAGTGGCTTCGACAGAACAGAATACCGGGATTCGGAGAGCGACGCAGTTCCCACTCAG CAAAAAACCAGCGCGAACGAAGCACGAGAATGTGCAGGAATTACGggagaagaagagggagagattgaacaggagagagaagaggaggaggctCTACAACAGAACGGAGAAGTGCTAGACGAAGGGGGCGGAGCCAGAGGCAGCGTCTTACGTCTGTCCACAGGGGCAGCTGAGGGCCAGTTGGCTGATGAAGAAGTCACACCCAGTTCCAGTCAAATGCCAGGCTCTGCACATAAACACGTCGGTGATTTGCAGCCCGTGGAAGTCAGACAGGCCGCTAAACCACAAACAATTGAACCCA ttGTTCTTTCCAGCgaggaggaggaagtgcaggaggaggaagaggaggaggaggaggacggtGGGACATTGCACGTTCAAGCACTAGAGGGAGCCGTAGATCCACGCAGGCCTCAGAAGCCGGTACAGGCCACGGAGAGGGAAAAGATTCCAGAC GTTTCCAGCTTCGGGGACTCTGTTTTAAGCGGTTGTTCGGTGATGGAGCTTCAGTTCTCCGCCCTCTACATGGGAAGCCTCAGCGCCTTGACTAACGGGCTTGTAAAG ATCACGGACGATACGATCACCATCTCGTGCAAAG AGCCGTCAGGTGCCGGGGTAAAAACTTCCTTGGCGACAGAACATGTGCGCAAGTACAGCGTGTGGGACGGGCTTTTAGTGCAGGACAGCCGTATAGCTAAAGAACATGAAGTGCCGCCTCCATCTGTGCTTTTGATATGGCTGGATGAAGCTCAAGCACGACGCCTCTCCAGCGACTTGTCTGTCTTACTGCCAGGGACACGCCCAG CTGAGGGCAGCACATGCgttgtactgtgtgtgtctgaaccCTTGAATGGAGTACAGGGTGCACTGCTCGCATCTATCATGGACATTGTAGGACTCCGACACGGAAACACCGAGCTTCtgacgccacacacacaccccgacagtCTGAAGATTCTGCAGAACAGCCCAGACTCACACATGCTCCAACTGCTGCTTCCCGCCGCCTCGTGCGAGTCCGAGTCCAAGACCGCCCCGGCGCCGGCGCCAGCGCCAGCGAGCGCTACTGCAGCCTCGGCTAAG gACGCAGATGCCCAGCCAGACTCCAGTGTCTACACGTTATGTCAAAGCCGAGGTCAGAGTGCTTACAGAGTGTCCTTGGCACATAAACCAGGAGCAGACTGGACTCAGTACCGTCACTGTGGTCCTGCACGCAG gttgatccagtttcctccaccacCGTCTAAAGGAGCCATAACCGTGACCACCGAGGACCTGGAGTGTTTAGATAGCGGGGAGTTTCTCAATGACGTCATCATCGACTTCTACCTCAA GTATCTGTTGGTAAAGAAGGCTCCTCATGCTTCAGTGAGAAGATCTCACGTTTTTAGCAGCTTCTTTTACAAACAGCTCACACGGCGTGACAACGCTAATGAAGACAGCATCAGCACACC agcccAGCTCAGGAGGCACCAGCGGGTCAGGACATGGACACGTCACGTGGACATATTTGAAAAGGATTTCCTGTTTGTGCCCGTCAATCAAGA AGCTCACTGGTACCTAGTAGTGGTGTGTTTCCCTGGGCTGGATGAGCCTCATTATGTGGAGAGAGGAGACCATGCCTCGGCGCACGTCGAGACCGAAAACGCCGACGATACCACAGCTCAGAGCGAGTCTCAGCATGGAGACGGGGACACAAATTCAG GTGAAAATTCTTCCAGGTCTGTTTCTGCTCTGGCTCCACCA ACCTGCACAGAAAATACCTGTAAACGACGGACGGTCTGTAAGAG ACCCTGCATTCTCATCATGGACTCTCTGAAGGTGTCTATTCACGAGCGTGTCTTCAAGCTCCTGCGCGA GTATCTGCAGGCAGAGTGGGAGGTAAAAAGAGGTGGACATCGAGACTTTAGTGCCGAGCGGATGGTGGGCTCACACTGCAGAGTCCCCCTGCAGGACAACAGTAGTGACTGCGGTCTTTATTTACTGCAGTATGCAGAAAGCTTTTTACAG GATCCTGTAGTGCACTTTGACCTTCCACTGAAGCTAGAGTGTTGGTTTCCACGACAGAAAGTACGTGAGAAGCGAGAGGAGATTCGAGATCTTGTGTTACACCTGTACCGATTTCAGCAAGGCTCTCTGGGAAACGACAGCTCAGACGACGGGAAAGAAATAGGAAATATAGTTTAG
- the senp7 gene encoding sentrin-specific protease 7 isoform X1, whose protein sequence is MPHEKGRLSPVTDAGAVTVTVDHRKALTITTAGKLDNLQTGNPLKIHKRKGLFDECVDADVAKSGRKHPKVRKIHWTQLAANGASSVSAHRHNGRQTDEHDRNNSTMSEIKSRQVKVTLMDVFQTEEGQRYLSSCGSDTDAERQSSRKRGPRQRRSERGPSTVRRRARALRKDQTETTDTEGSERDLSERVRCTERFGGSPKQSDEEESRSPGEGRHNLSPKHTDAADNELCPVEESDSSRPTSVSPVQSEEADSEQISESLIAATRTPSQAKQPSGFDRTEYRDSESDAVPTQQKTSANEARECAGITGEEEGEIEQEREEEEALQQNGEVLDEGGGARGSVLRLSTGAAEGQLADEEVTPSSSQMPGSAHKHVGDLQPVEVRQAAKPQTIEPIVLSSEEEEVQEEEEEEEEDGGTLHVQALEGAVDPRRPQKPVQATEREKIPDVSSFGDSVLSGCSVMELQFSALYMGSLSALTNGLVKITDDTITISCKEPSGAGVKTSLATEHVRKYSVWDGLLVQDSRIAKEHEVPPPSVLLIWLDEAQARRLSSDLSVLLPGTRPAEGSTCVVLCVSEPLNGVQGALLASIMDIVGLRHGNTELLTPHTHPDSLKILQNSPDSHMLQLLLPAASCESESKTAPAPAPAPASATAASAKDADAQPDSSVYTLCQSRGQSAYRVSLAHKPGADWTQYRHCGPARRLIQFPPPPSKGAITVTTEDLECLDSGEFLNDVIIDFYLKYLLVKKAPHASVRRSHVFSSFFYKQLTRRDNANEDSISTPAQLRRHQRVRTWTRHVDIFEKDFLFVPVNQEAHWYLVVVCFPGLDEPHYVERGDHASAHVETENADDTTAQSESQHGDGDTNSGENSSRSVSALAPPTCTENTCKRRTVCKRPCILIMDSLKVSIHERVFKLLREYLQAEWEVKRGGHRDFSAERMVGSHCRVPLQDNSSDCGLYLLQYAESFLQDPVVHFDLPLKLECWFPRQKVREKREEIRDLVLHLYRFQQGSLGNDSSDDGKEIGNIV, encoded by the exons ATGCCTCATGAAAAAGGTCGTCTGTCTCCGGTGACTGACGCTGGTGCTGTCACCGTCACCGTGGACCACAGAAAAGCTCTGACAATCACAACGGCGGGGAAACTCGACAACCTTCAA actGGAAATCCATTGAAAATCCACAAGAGAAAAGGACTCTTCGATGAATGTGTGGATGCAGACGTGGCAAAAAGTGGAAGAAAGCACCCCAAGGTGAGGAAG ATCCACTGGACACAGCTGGCAGCTAACGGAGCATCATCGGTGTCAGCTCATCGCCATAACGGGAGACAAACAGACGAACACGACCGGAACAATTCCACAATGTCTGAGATCAAGAG CCGACAGGTGAAAGTGACCTTGATGGACGTTTTCCAGACGGAAGAGGGGCAGAGATACCTGAGTAGCTGTGGGAGCGATACCGATGCAGAGAGACAGTCCTCGCGTAAACGAGGACCCAGGCAGAGGCGGAGTGAGAGAGGACCCTCGACGGTCAGGAGGAGAGCTAGAGCACTTCGCAAGGACCAAACCGAAACGACCGACACCGAGGGGAGCGAGAGGGACCTTTCCGAAAGAGTCCGGTGTACCGAACGATTCGGCGGTTCACCGAAACAATCCGACGAGGAAGAATCCCGTTCCCCGGGCGAAGGACGTCATAACCTGTCGCCTAAACACACCGACGCTGCAGATAACGAGCTGTGTCCGGTCGAGGAAAGTGACTCTTCGAGGCCTACGAGCGTCAGTCCTGTTCAGTCTGAAGAAGCTGATTCAGAACAGATCTCCGAAAGCTTAATCGCAGCCACACGCACTCCGTCACAAGCTAAGCAACCGAGTGGCTTCGACAGAACAGAATACCGGGATTCGGAGAGCGACGCAGTTCCCACTCAG CAAAAAACCAGCGCGAACGAAGCACGAGAATGTGCAGGAATTACGggagaagaagagggagagattgaacaggagagagaagaggaggaggctCTACAACAGAACGGAGAAGTGCTAGACGAAGGGGGCGGAGCCAGAGGCAGCGTCTTACGTCTGTCCACAGGGGCAGCTGAGGGCCAGTTGGCTGATGAAGAAGTCACACCCAGTTCCAGTCAAATGCCAGGCTCTGCACATAAACACGTCGGTGATTTGCAGCCCGTGGAAGTCAGACAGGCCGCTAAACCACAAACAATTGAACCCA ttGTTCTTTCCAGCgaggaggaggaagtgcaggaggaggaagaggaggaggaggaggacggtGGGACATTGCACGTTCAAGCACTAGAGGGAGCCGTAGATCCACGCAGGCCTCAGAAGCCGGTACAGGCCACGGAGAGGGAAAAGATTCCAGAC GTTTCCAGCTTCGGGGACTCTGTTTTAAGCGGTTGTTCGGTGATGGAGCTTCAGTTCTCCGCCCTCTACATGGGAAGCCTCAGCGCCTTGACTAACGGGCTTGTAAAG ATCACGGACGATACGATCACCATCTCGTGCAAAG AGCCGTCAGGTGCCGGGGTAAAAACTTCCTTGGCGACAGAACATGTGCGCAAGTACAGCGTGTGGGACGGGCTTTTAGTGCAGGACAGCCGTATAGCTAAAGAACATGAAGTGCCGCCTCCATCTGTGCTTTTGATATGGCTGGATGAAGCTCAAGCACGACGCCTCTCCAGCGACTTGTCTGTCTTACTGCCAGGGACACGCCCAG CTGAGGGCAGCACATGCgttgtactgtgtgtgtctgaaccCTTGAATGGAGTACAGGGTGCACTGCTCGCATCTATCATGGACATTGTAGGACTCCGACACGGAAACACCGAGCTTCtgacgccacacacacaccccgacagtCTGAAGATTCTGCAGAACAGCCCAGACTCACACATGCTCCAACTGCTGCTTCCCGCCGCCTCGTGCGAGTCCGAGTCCAAGACCGCCCCGGCGCCGGCGCCAGCGCCAGCGAGCGCTACTGCAGCCTCGGCTAAG gACGCAGATGCCCAGCCAGACTCCAGTGTCTACACGTTATGTCAAAGCCGAGGTCAGAGTGCTTACAGAGTGTCCTTGGCACATAAACCAGGAGCAGACTGGACTCAGTACCGTCACTGTGGTCCTGCACGCAG gttgatccagtttcctccaccacCGTCTAAAGGAGCCATAACCGTGACCACCGAGGACCTGGAGTGTTTAGATAGCGGGGAGTTTCTCAATGACGTCATCATCGACTTCTACCTCAA GTATCTGTTGGTAAAGAAGGCTCCTCATGCTTCAGTGAGAAGATCTCACGTTTTTAGCAGCTTCTTTTACAAACAGCTCACACGGCGTGACAACGCTAATGAAGACAGCATCAGCACACC agcccAGCTCAGGAGGCACCAGCGGGTCAGGACATGGACACGTCACGTGGACATATTTGAAAAGGATTTCCTGTTTGTGCCCGTCAATCAAGA AGCTCACTGGTACCTAGTAGTGGTGTGTTTCCCTGGGCTGGATGAGCCTCATTATGTGGAGAGAGGAGACCATGCCTCGGCGCACGTCGAGACCGAAAACGCCGACGATACCACAGCTCAGAGCGAGTCTCAGCATGGAGACGGGGACACAAATTCAG GTGAAAATTCTTCCAGGTCTGTTTCTGCTCTGGCTCCACCA ACCTGCACAGAAAATACCTGTAAACGACGGACGGTCTGTAAGAG ACCCTGCATTCTCATCATGGACTCTCTGAAGGTGTCTATTCACGAGCGTGTCTTCAAGCTCCTGCGCGA GTATCTGCAGGCAGAGTGGGAGGTAAAAAGAGGTGGACATCGAGACTTTAGTGCCGAGCGGATGGTGGGCTCACACTGCAGAGTCCCCCTGCAGGACAACAGTAGTGACTGCGGTCTTTATTTACTGCAGTATGCAGAAAGCTTTTTACAG GATCCTGTAGTGCACTTTGACCTTCCACTGAAGCTAGAGTGTTGGTTTCCACGACAGAAAGTACGTGAGAAGCGAGAGGAGATTCGAGATCTTGTGTTACACCTGTACCGATTTCAGCAAGGCTCTCTGGGAAACGACAGCTCAGACGACGGGAAAGAAATAGGAAATATAGTTTAG
- the senp7 gene encoding sentrin-specific protease 7 isoform X3, producing MPHEKGRLSPVTDAGAVTVTVDHRKALTITTAGKLDNLQTGNPLKIHKRKGLFDECVDADVAKSGRKHPKVRKIHWTQLAANGASSVSAHRHNGRQTDEHDRNNSTMSEIKSRQVKVTLMDVFQTEEGQRYLSSCGSDTDAERQSSRKRGPRQRRSERGPSTVRRRARALRKDQTETTDTEGSERDLSERVRCTERFGGSPKQSDEEESRSPGEGRHNLSPKHTDAADNELCPVEESDSSRPTSVSPVQSEEADSEQISESLIAATRTPSQAKQPSGFDRTEYRDSESDAVPTQQKTSANEARECAGITGEEEGEIEQEREEEEALQQNGEVLDEGGGARGSVLRLSTGAAEGQLADEEVTPSSSQMPGSAHKHVGDLQPVEVRQAAKPQTIEPIVLSSEEEEVQEEEEEEEEDGGTLHVQALEGAVDPRRPQKPVSSFGDSVLSGCSVMELQFSALYMGSLSALTNGLVKITDDTITISCKEPSGAGVKTSLATEHVRKYSVWDGLLVQDSRIAKEHEVPPPSVLLIWLDEAQARRLSSDLSVLLPGTRPAEGSTCVVLCVSEPLNGVQGALLASIMDIVGLRHGNTELLTPHTHPDSLKILQNSPDSHMLQLLLPAASCESESKTAPAPAPAPASATAASAKDADAQPDSSVYTLCQSRGQSAYRVSLAHKPGADWTQYRHCGPARRLIQFPPPPSKGAITVTTEDLECLDSGEFLNDVIIDFYLKYLLVKKAPHASVRRSHVFSSFFYKQLTRRDNANEDSISTPAQLRRHQRVRTWTRHVDIFEKDFLFVPVNQEAHWYLVVVCFPGLDEPHYVERGDHASAHVETENADDTTAQSESQHGDGDTNSGENSSRSVSALAPPTCTENTCKRRTVCKRPCILIMDSLKVSIHERVFKLLREYLQAEWEVKRGGHRDFSAERMVGSHCRVPLQDNSSDCGLYLLQYAESFLQDPVVHFDLPLKLECWFPRQKVREKREEIRDLVLHLYRFQQGSLGNDSSDDGKEIGNIV from the exons ATGCCTCATGAAAAAGGTCGTCTGTCTCCGGTGACTGACGCTGGTGCTGTCACCGTCACCGTGGACCACAGAAAAGCTCTGACAATCACAACGGCGGGGAAACTCGACAACCTTCAA actGGAAATCCATTGAAAATCCACAAGAGAAAAGGACTCTTCGATGAATGTGTGGATGCAGACGTGGCAAAAAGTGGAAGAAAGCACCCCAAGGTGAGGAAG ATCCACTGGACACAGCTGGCAGCTAACGGAGCATCATCGGTGTCAGCTCATCGCCATAACGGGAGACAAACAGACGAACACGACCGGAACAATTCCACAATGTCTGAGATCAAGAG CCGACAGGTGAAAGTGACCTTGATGGACGTTTTCCAGACGGAAGAGGGGCAGAGATACCTGAGTAGCTGTGGGAGCGATACCGATGCAGAGAGACAGTCCTCGCGTAAACGAGGACCCAGGCAGAGGCGGAGTGAGAGAGGACCCTCGACGGTCAGGAGGAGAGCTAGAGCACTTCGCAAGGACCAAACCGAAACGACCGACACCGAGGGGAGCGAGAGGGACCTTTCCGAAAGAGTCCGGTGTACCGAACGATTCGGCGGTTCACCGAAACAATCCGACGAGGAAGAATCCCGTTCCCCGGGCGAAGGACGTCATAACCTGTCGCCTAAACACACCGACGCTGCAGATAACGAGCTGTGTCCGGTCGAGGAAAGTGACTCTTCGAGGCCTACGAGCGTCAGTCCTGTTCAGTCTGAAGAAGCTGATTCAGAACAGATCTCCGAAAGCTTAATCGCAGCCACACGCACTCCGTCACAAGCTAAGCAACCGAGTGGCTTCGACAGAACAGAATACCGGGATTCGGAGAGCGACGCAGTTCCCACTCAG CAAAAAACCAGCGCGAACGAAGCACGAGAATGTGCAGGAATTACGggagaagaagagggagagattgaacaggagagagaagaggaggaggctCTACAACAGAACGGAGAAGTGCTAGACGAAGGGGGCGGAGCCAGAGGCAGCGTCTTACGTCTGTCCACAGGGGCAGCTGAGGGCCAGTTGGCTGATGAAGAAGTCACACCCAGTTCCAGTCAAATGCCAGGCTCTGCACATAAACACGTCGGTGATTTGCAGCCCGTGGAAGTCAGACAGGCCGCTAAACCACAAACAATTGAACCCA ttGTTCTTTCCAGCgaggaggaggaagtgcaggaggaggaagaggaggaggaggaggacggtGGGACATTGCACGTTCAAGCACTAGAGGGAGCCGTAGATCCACGCAGGCCTCAGAAGCCG GTTTCCAGCTTCGGGGACTCTGTTTTAAGCGGTTGTTCGGTGATGGAGCTTCAGTTCTCCGCCCTCTACATGGGAAGCCTCAGCGCCTTGACTAACGGGCTTGTAAAG ATCACGGACGATACGATCACCATCTCGTGCAAAG AGCCGTCAGGTGCCGGGGTAAAAACTTCCTTGGCGACAGAACATGTGCGCAAGTACAGCGTGTGGGACGGGCTTTTAGTGCAGGACAGCCGTATAGCTAAAGAACATGAAGTGCCGCCTCCATCTGTGCTTTTGATATGGCTGGATGAAGCTCAAGCACGACGCCTCTCCAGCGACTTGTCTGTCTTACTGCCAGGGACACGCCCAG CTGAGGGCAGCACATGCgttgtactgtgtgtgtctgaaccCTTGAATGGAGTACAGGGTGCACTGCTCGCATCTATCATGGACATTGTAGGACTCCGACACGGAAACACCGAGCTTCtgacgccacacacacaccccgacagtCTGAAGATTCTGCAGAACAGCCCAGACTCACACATGCTCCAACTGCTGCTTCCCGCCGCCTCGTGCGAGTCCGAGTCCAAGACCGCCCCGGCGCCGGCGCCAGCGCCAGCGAGCGCTACTGCAGCCTCGGCTAAG gACGCAGATGCCCAGCCAGACTCCAGTGTCTACACGTTATGTCAAAGCCGAGGTCAGAGTGCTTACAGAGTGTCCTTGGCACATAAACCAGGAGCAGACTGGACTCAGTACCGTCACTGTGGTCCTGCACGCAG gttgatccagtttcctccaccacCGTCTAAAGGAGCCATAACCGTGACCACCGAGGACCTGGAGTGTTTAGATAGCGGGGAGTTTCTCAATGACGTCATCATCGACTTCTACCTCAA GTATCTGTTGGTAAAGAAGGCTCCTCATGCTTCAGTGAGAAGATCTCACGTTTTTAGCAGCTTCTTTTACAAACAGCTCACACGGCGTGACAACGCTAATGAAGACAGCATCAGCACACC agcccAGCTCAGGAGGCACCAGCGGGTCAGGACATGGACACGTCACGTGGACATATTTGAAAAGGATTTCCTGTTTGTGCCCGTCAATCAAGA AGCTCACTGGTACCTAGTAGTGGTGTGTTTCCCTGGGCTGGATGAGCCTCATTATGTGGAGAGAGGAGACCATGCCTCGGCGCACGTCGAGACCGAAAACGCCGACGATACCACAGCTCAGAGCGAGTCTCAGCATGGAGACGGGGACACAAATTCAG GTGAAAATTCTTCCAGGTCTGTTTCTGCTCTGGCTCCACCA ACCTGCACAGAAAATACCTGTAAACGACGGACGGTCTGTAAGAG ACCCTGCATTCTCATCATGGACTCTCTGAAGGTGTCTATTCACGAGCGTGTCTTCAAGCTCCTGCGCGA GTATCTGCAGGCAGAGTGGGAGGTAAAAAGAGGTGGACATCGAGACTTTAGTGCCGAGCGGATGGTGGGCTCACACTGCAGAGTCCCCCTGCAGGACAACAGTAGTGACTGCGGTCTTTATTTACTGCAGTATGCAGAAAGCTTTTTACAG GATCCTGTAGTGCACTTTGACCTTCCACTGAAGCTAGAGTGTTGGTTTCCACGACAGAAAGTACGTGAGAAGCGAGAGGAGATTCGAGATCTTGTGTTACACCTGTACCGATTTCAGCAAGGCTCTCTGGGAAACGACAGCTCAGACGACGGGAAAGAAATAGGAAATATAGTTTAG